TACGATGGGTGAGACGCGGTTCCCGGACGCCGCTCACGCATCGGTGCCGGACACCGTGTCCGTGAGGCGGCCAGCCGTGATTCGAGACCGTCTCTTGTTTCGTGGACATCCGGGACGATCCGACCAGCCGTCGAAAGCGGTCGGTGTCGTCGTCGCTGGGCCAGCGTGGTCGGAGCACCTACTGATCGTCGGATCGGCGTACCCTCCATGCGAGCAAGCCGTCCCCCGACTCACGGCGACGCTGGCAAGTGACCGCGTACGGAACCAGTCCGGCCCCGTCGGTACCCGGCGTCTCTCCAGCCGAACATGGCGAAAACCGGACGTCACAGGGGCCGATACGACGACCGGCACTGCCGACCACGCGGTGACGTGCTCACGTCGCCGGGAGGATGTCCTCGGTATCAAACCGGGTCGTTACCCAGTAGCCACAGATCGCGATCAGACACAGAATCGAGACGATCGAGGCCAGTGAGAACAGGAGCAGATTCAGATTGGGGAACAGATTAACGAGAATAGTCAACGCTAGACCGGGGATGATTCCGACGGCGCTAAACAGATCTTGAACGCCATCGGACAGGTCGCCACCAATTCCCATCGACCCGAGGATGACGACGAGATTCGCCCAGATAGCAGTCGGGAGCGGGAGGAGAAACGCGGGAAGAAGTGTCGCGTTCAGCTGGGAACCGAGCTGTGCGCCCATCGAGAGGAGCACAGCGATCGGAATCCCGAGTGCGACCAGGGCGAACGAGAACACCTGTAGCAAGGTGACGAGGGTCGTCGACACCAGCAGCGAGTTGAACACCTGTCGCTCGTGGTACGGGGAACTGAGCAAGAGCTCGAACTGGCCACTGGAGATCAGATTTCCCGCCATGCGCTGCCCGGTGTTCACTCCCAGCACACTCGAGAACGTCGCGAGGAGGTACGGTCCCTGGATCAGAAACAGCGCCAGCGCGAAGGCGTACTCGCTGTTTTGCGTTTCGAAGTAGAGTCCCACGAGTCGCTGGACGCTCCGTCTCGTCGTCGGCGTCACCGATCCCGGAGAACCGATACTCACCACGGTGATCCCCCCAAACACCACGGCCAAAAACAGCGGCATGGCGAACAGTTTGAGCCGCCGGGAGTGCAGTTGCTGCCACACCAGCGCCTCCGAGAGGTCGATCGTTTCGGTTTCGTTACTCATAGTTCGCCTCGATGTTCTTGTACAGTGATTTGACGGAGTTCTCCATCATCTTCACCTCTCGAACGTTGATGCCGTCTCGTGCGAGCCTCGTGACGAGATCGCTCATCTCGGTCTCCGGTCGCTTGGTCACGACCACGTACGAATCTTCGACCGCCGGTTCGTAGCCCTCGCTCTCGAGGGCCTGGCGAGCTGCATCGGTATCGACAGCCTCGAAACCGATGGTCGGTCGTTCGAAGGCGCGGTCACGGACCTCCTCGATGCTTCCGTCGAACACCAGTTGGCCGTCCCGCATTATGAGCAGACGTTCCGCCAGGTCGTCTGCCTCGTTCAGGTCGTGGGTCGAATAGATGACCGTCTGTGTCTTGCCCAGCTGATCGAGATAGGAACGGATATCCTGTGCGATCATCGGATCGAGTCCGGTCGTCGCCTCGTCGAGAAACAACACTGACGGGTCCGGAAGGAGCGCCTGTCCTATCGATGCACGCTGGGACTGCCCACGGCTCAACTCGCCAGCGTTACGATCCAAAAGTTCGCGGAAATCGAATCGGTCCGCCAGCTGCTCGATCCGGTCGGAGACAGTTTCCGTCGGGAGGTTCTGTACCTTCCCCCAGAACCTGAGATTCTGCCGCACCGTCAACCCGGTGTTGAGAACCGGACGATGTGGGAGGTAACTCACGTCCCGTTTCACGCTCGCTTCTTCGTACGGGCTCCGCCCGTCGACCAAAACCGTGCCCTCGTCGGGCTCCAGAATCCCGCACCCACAGCGAAACAGCGTGGTCTTCCCGCAGCCGTTCGGGCCGAGGAGGACATTGAAGCCCCGATCCAACTCGAGAGTCACGTCGTCGAGGACGCGCAACGACTTGTATCCTGCCGTCACCGAAGAGTAAGCGATACCGGTCATCCGTATTTACTCCAGTCACGACGATCGTTCGCCGGAGCGATCGGATATCCGAACGTAGGCGGTGTTCCATCGACGCCTCCGGCTGGTCCGTTTCGTCTTCCGTGGGTCCGTGTTGTTGTACTCATTGTTTATCCGTCTCGAATTCGAAGCGTACCGATCGCACCGTCATCGGTGACGGTAACGAAGAATTCCTTCGAACCGCTGGCGTCCGCGAGAGCCAGTTGAATCACGTCCCGCTTTTTACACATGGCTTCGATACCTTCGAACGAGTCGATATGTGTGGTCCATCCCGACTCGATGTCGGCCACCGTTACCTGCTCTTTGAGTTCCGCAGTGAGCATCTCGTACACCGTCTGGAACTCCCCCTGGTCGAGCAAGTCGACGACGTCCGTGACGATGTCGTGTTCTCGCTCCGTGAGTTCCTGCTTTCGGTTGCGGAGTCTGCCGGTGATAGACGACACTTTGGATTTGCCCAGTAGCCCTACGTCACCGAGGGAGTCCAGCAAGCCCACGTCCTTGTCTTTAAAAATATACAGCCCCTTCGGATCCGCGTTGTCTGTGTAGAATATCTGAATTTTGAACGGCTCGTCGCCGAAATTTCCGTACGCCTCGACGGCCCGCTCTGACGAGTCCATATCGGTTTCGTCCGATAAGTCCGGGTCGACGACGATTTCGTCCACGCCTGCGAAGTGGCCGTGTACGTCTTCGGTCTTTTGCCATGCCGATGTAATCTGAGTCGCCGCCGCCTGGCCGAAACTTGTGATACTGTCGCGCGTTCCGGTGTCCAGAGACCCGATAATGTCCCTGGATTTCTTCTCCAGCAGTTCACCTGGTAACTCGTTCTCATTGTTTTCTGTCATTAATATACCTCTTATTAAATACAGATTTAAATTTTATTGTTATAAATATGGCCAAGAGCAAGACGAGCGGCCCACAGACGATTTTCGCCGCCCGTTTCGTAGATACATCCCAGGCGGCCGACCCCATCTTGATCCAGTTTACACCCGTCCAGACCACCGCTATGGGATAGAGGATATTCGTGAATCGCACGACGGTAAAGGACTGGATTATCGAGGAGCGCGCCTGAACGAGTTCTACGGACTCAGGGGCCGAGATCTGCGTGATAGCGAACAGCGTCGCGGCCGTCCCGAGGAGTGAACTGAGGACGTACGGTATCATCCCGACACCCGTCAACCAGACGGTCGCTCTCAAATCGACATCGATGAAGCTCAACGTCGCGATCACGTAGAACGCGACAGCCGTCCCGATCCAGACTGCAAGCGGTAACAGGACGGCAGTCACAGCCGAGATGAGATAGATATTCGTCGTCGAGCCGGGAAGGACGGGCGCTACCCACCTGACACTCGCTATCGCACTGACGAGGTTCGATACAGCAGCCAGTAGGACGATCGCCGCTGGCGTCCGAAGTTGATCCAGTTCCTGCCGGTCGACGATCTCTCGCAGATCGAACAGAAGATCGAGAACCAGGGGGACTGGGTTTTTATACTGTTTATTTGTCATTGTTGCGGTGTTCTTGCGGTTGTGGCCGAACATTGGGTGGTAGTCGACTCCGTGGTCAGGTTCTGACTTTGTCGTCGGTCCCAGTCACATCGATGTCATCGAGCTTTCGCATGATTTCGTCTTTGTTCTCGGCGAGCCGGGCGACGTTCTTTTCGGTACGATCGCTGAGGAACACGTCGCTTTTGATGAGTTCCGTCCGATTTTCGCGGACGTATTCGAGAAACTCGTCTCGGTAGTCACCCAGCAGATCGTGACAGGCGTGGCAGATGCCGGTGTACTCGACTGCCGGGTCGACGCCCATGCGATCGAGGAGCCGTTTCGGTCCGACCTCGTGTATGAGCCAGTAGACGAGATTGTCCTGCGAGTTCTGGATGATATTGACCAGCGAGTCCTCTTTCAGGTTCCCCATCGTGAGGTCGGGGCGATAGAACTGGGCGTGACCACAGCAGACTTTGACCGACCCGTCCGGGTGAATCGAAAAGGTGCTAACGACGTCGCGACACCCGACGTCGACGTCTTTGACTGCGGAGTACCTGCTGGGGTCCAGCTGGATGCCCGAACCCATCGGCGCGGCCGCGTCTTGGAGGGTGTGTAGCTTTCCGATTTCACCGACCGGGCGACCGACCCGTTCTTCGATGGCTGCTTCCATCCGCTCTAGGTCGTACTCGGGCTCCTCGCTACCGATGATACAGGCCAGCGCAACAGCGCTGAGTTCATCGTACTCCAGGGACGCCTCGATCATGTTCACGATGTTCTCGAAGTCCATGTACTCCGTGTGGAAATCGTCGTAGCTGGTGTTGATCTCGTCGAGGCCTGCGTCAACGAGGTCCTGGAGCATATCGTGGGTGTTATCCATATCGTGCGCCCACCAGGCGTTCGTGACGATTCGGGTGTTGAGACCCGCTTCGGAACATCGTTCGATTCCTTCGAGGAGCTTGTCCTTGTGAAGCGTACATTCACCGCCGGTGAAACACACCAGCTGGAGCGTGTCGAGGGTCTCAAGTTCGTCGAACACGTCCCCCCGCAAGTCGTCCGGCATTTCGAATTTCGTTTCCGGACTGCTCCCCACGCTACAGTGATCACAGGCGAAGTTACACTGATAGTCGAGAAACACCGAAACTGACGTTGGAATCATTACTGTTTTGATGTTGATTGGTATCGTTTGAATTGGATTCAGTTAGTGTGAACACCGAGTACCGCCTAGTAGTGCCCGGTCGTCACAGTCGTGTTCACAGCGGCTCCCACCGTCGCGGCGACGCCTGCGGCGGCGGCGGCGACCACGACCACGACAGCTGCGACACACGCTGCGACTGCGGAACATGCGATGTGGCCATCGACAACCGGCGTCTCGGCGTTGCTGGCTTCCGCCATCGAATCGATCTGGGAGTCGATCTCGATGAGCGCCTCGACATCGTCCTTGGACAACGTGTACTCGTTTGCCTCTTCGGCGAGCTCCTCAATGGAGACGCTGTCGATATCCTCGACGCCCTGCATGTTGAGAGCTTCCTCGAACTCCTTCGTGCAGAGGTCGGTATAGGAGTCGAGAACCTCGTCCGAGATGGTCTCCTCAGTCACGAGCTCGGAGATCTCCTCTTCGTCGAAGAGTCCACTAAAGTAAACGGAGGAACTCACGATTTCGGCCTTGAACGGGTCTATATCGGTCTTGAATTCCCCGTTGTGTGCGATGCTCTGCGAGTGATCTACATTTTCGGACCCAGTTACTGCCGTGGGCATATCCAGTTGAATGAAGAGGAATAATTAAATAGTTTTCGACCATATCGATAAATCGTAACATCGGTCTTACTGGCGAATCATATGATGGTCAACGATGAACAAGCAGTCAGCACAAGTCTTCCTGCCACCGCGTGAGCGATGCTTTGAGTGTCTCCGTCTCGCCCGGTTCGGCGAGACGGTGACATGTGTCCACTGCGAGAAAGACGCTGTCGTCAAGCGAGGGACGACCAGCAAAGATGCCCAGCAATACTGGTGTAAGGCGTGCGAGACCTACTTCAACGACCTCACTCACACGCTCTTCGGCCAGCATCGGTTCGCCCTAGAAGAGATGTTCTACATCGTCAAGGAAATGCGATCTAAGCCGACCACTCAAATCGCTCGGGACCTCGGTCGAGATTACGAGGCTGTCCTCAACT
The genomic region above belongs to Halococcus agarilyticus and contains:
- a CDS encoding ABC transporter ATP-binding protein — translated: MTGIAYSSVTAGYKSLRVLDDVTLELDRGFNVLLGPNGCGKTTLFRCGCGILEPDEGTVLVDGRSPYEEASVKRDVSYLPHRPVLNTGLTVRQNLRFWGKVQNLPTETVSDRIEQLADRFDFRELLDRNAGELSRGQSQRASIGQALLPDPSVLFLDEATTGLDPMIAQDIRSYLDQLGKTQTVIYSTHDLNEADDLAERLLIMRDGQLVFDGSIEEVRDRAFERPTIGFEAVDTDAARQALESEGYEPAVEDSYVVVTKRPETEMSDLVTRLARDGINVREVKMMENSVKSLYKNIEANYE
- a CDS encoding YIP1 family protein, whose translation is MFGHNRKNTATMTNKQYKNPVPLVLDLLFDLREIVDRQELDQLRTPAAIVLLAAVSNLVSAIASVRWVAPVLPGSTTNIYLISAVTAVLLPLAVWIGTAVAFYVIATLSFIDVDLRATVWLTGVGMIPYVLSSLLGTAATLFAITQISAPESVELVQARSSIIQSFTVVRFTNILYPIAVVWTGVNWIKMGSAAWDVSTKRAAKIVCGPLVLLLAIFITIKFKSVFNKRYINDRKQ
- a CDS encoding radical SAM/SPASM domain-containing protein; amino-acid sequence: MIPTSVSVFLDYQCNFACDHCSVGSSPETKFEMPDDLRGDVFDELETLDTLQLVCFTGGECTLHKDKLLEGIERCSEAGLNTRIVTNAWWAHDMDNTHDMLQDLVDAGLDEINTSYDDFHTEYMDFENIVNMIEASLEYDELSAVALACIIGSEEPEYDLERMEAAIEERVGRPVGEIGKLHTLQDAAAPMGSGIQLDPSRYSAVKDVDVGCRDVVSTFSIHPDGSVKVCCGHAQFYRPDLTMGNLKEDSLVNIIQNSQDNLVYWLIHEVGPKRLLDRMGVDPAVEYTGICHACHDLLGDYRDEFLEYVRENRTELIKSDVFLSDRTEKNVARLAENKDEIMRKLDDIDVTGTDDKVRT